One region of Carya illinoinensis cultivar Pawnee chromosome 8, C.illinoinensisPawnee_v1, whole genome shotgun sequence genomic DNA includes:
- the LOC122319021 gene encoding NF-kappa-B-activating protein codes for MGRPSSTIEIPEKRRRSDRYTPDDSDTSLDYSRRRGRRSPSYDAYDRYDDHRRRHSDSPLRISSPNPRRSPRPDKALDNDTLPKRFGRGDGDYKGRTYLDRDYRNGKRSDSESDEELKGLSYEEYRRLKRQKMRKTLKRCIWNATPSPPRNQHDEFEVAKAEEISDKYGDGSEEKSDSSLEKKERVKEKESNRKRMSNSDSEKSESDSESNDSRSRRKRNGSISKRRSRKYESDESEGDSDGESDESEEVRKQRKKSSKRSKRSGRSHKGSNRSSRSRRRRKRSRYSSDSDESDDSDVSDGERSKKQNRSISENSGSEVEEDAKVMVDEATKVEIDAEALRFKEMIEAQKKLPALDNEPVVGPMPLPRAEGHISYGGALRPGEGDAIAQYVQQGKRIPRRGEVGLSAEEIQKFEGLGYVMSGSRHQRMNAIRIRKENQVYSAEDKRALAMFNYEEKAKREHKVMADLQRLVQRHIGQDVGPTHDPFGGKASDAPDA; via the coding sequence ATGGGAAGGCCATCGTCTACGATCGAAATCCCAgagaaacgacgccgttccgaTCGCTACACCCCGGATGACTCCGACACCTCCCTCGACTACAGCCGACGCCGGGGCCGCCGAAGCCCCAGTTACGACGCCTATGACCGCTACGATGACCATCGCCGCAGGCACTCTGATTCGCCCCTAAGAATTTCGAGTCCAAACCCTAGACGAAGCCCTAGGCCTGACAAAGCCCTAGACAACGACACTTTGCCTAAACGATTCGGCCGCGGAGACGGAGACTACAAGGGCCGGACGTACCTCGACCGCGATTACCGAAACGGGAAGCGGTCGGATTCGGAGTCCGACGAGGAATTGAAGGGCCTGAGCTATGAAGAGTACCGGAGGCTGAAGAGGCAGAAGATGAGGAAGACGCTGAAGCGTTGTATTTGGAACGCGACGCCGAGTCCGCCTAGAAACCAGCACGATGAATTTGAGGTGGCGAAAGCCGAGGAGATCTCGGACAAGTATGGAGATGGTAGCGAGGAGAAGAGCGATTCGAGcttggaaaaaaaagagagagtaaaagaaAAGGAGAGTAATCGGAAAAGGATGTCTAACTCCGACTCCGAAAAATCGGAGAGCGACTCTGAATCCAATGATTCGAGGTCGAGGAGGAAGCGGAACGGTTCGATTTCTAAGCGTAGAAGTAGAAAATACGAATCAGACGAGAGCGAGGGAGATAGCGATGGTGAATCTGATGAATCTGAGGAAGTCCGAAAGCAGAGAAAGAAATCAAGTAAAAGGAGTAAGAGAAGTGGCAGGAGTCACAAGGGTAGCAACAGAAGTAgcaggagtagaagaagaagaaaacggaGCAGATATAGCAGCGATTCAGACGAAAGTGACGATTCTGATGTCAGTGATGGAGAAAGGTCAAAGAAGCAGAATCGCTCTATCAGCGAGAATTCGGGTTCTGAGGTAGAAGAAGACGCTAAGGTGATGGTGGATGAGGCAACCAAGGTTGAAATCGATGCGGAGGCATTGAGGTTTAAGGAAATGATTGAGGCGCAGAAGAAGCTACCGGCTTTGGATAACGAACCGGTGGTTGGCCCAATGCCTTTACCGAGAGCTGAAGGGCATATTAGTTATGGTGGTGCACTTAGGCCCGGTGAGGGTGATGCCATTGCACAGTATGTGCAGCAAGGGAAGCGTATCCCGCGTAGAGGTGAAGTGGGTCTATCAGCAGAGGAGATTCAGAAGTTTGAGGGTCTTGGGTATGTCATGAGTGGTAGCAGGCACCAGAGGATGAATGCCATTCGTATTAGGAAGGAAAACCAAGTTTATAGCGCCGAGGATAAGAGGGCGTTGGCCATGTTTAACTATGAAGAGAAGGCGAAGCGTGAACACAAGGTTATGGCCGATTTACAGCGGTTAGTGCAGCGCCACATAGGGCAGGATGTTGGTCCGACTCATGATCCCTTTGGTGGAAAGGCCTCAGATGCTCCTGATGCTTGA